The following coding sequences lie in one Pseudoxanthomonas sp. SE1 genomic window:
- the cgtA gene encoding Obg family GTPase CgtA produces MKLVDEAEIQVGAGNGGNGCVGFRREKFIPLGGPDGGDGGNGGSVWLQADENLNTLVDFRHQTQFRAQRGENGMGRQMYGKAGEDLTITVPVGTVVTNVSTDEVIGDLTQHGDRLLVAKGGKGGLGNMHFKSSITRAPRKATPGEEGEERLLKLELKLLADVGLLGFPNAGKSTFIRAVSAATPKVADYPFTTLYPNLGVVSVEAHRSFVIADIPGLIEGAADGAGLGATFLRHLQRTRILLHLVDMAPMEGGVDGIDPVEQVRAIERELEKHDPELLQKPRWLVLNKADLMFEDEAKERADEIIASLGWTQPWYQVSAISREGTWPIMKDVMAFFDRQKEEADEAAREG; encoded by the coding sequence ATGAAACTCGTAGACGAAGCAGAAATCCAGGTCGGCGCCGGCAACGGCGGCAACGGTTGCGTGGGGTTCCGCCGCGAGAAGTTCATTCCGCTGGGCGGGCCTGACGGGGGCGATGGCGGCAACGGCGGCAGCGTCTGGCTGCAGGCGGACGAGAACCTCAACACCCTGGTCGACTTCCGCCACCAGACCCAGTTCCGCGCCCAGCGCGGCGAGAACGGCATGGGCCGGCAGATGTACGGCAAGGCGGGTGAAGACCTGACCATCACGGTGCCCGTCGGCACGGTGGTGACCAACGTCAGCACCGATGAGGTGATCGGCGACCTCACCCAGCATGGCGACCGTCTGCTGGTGGCCAAGGGCGGCAAGGGCGGCTTGGGCAACATGCATTTCAAGAGCTCGATTACCCGTGCGCCGCGCAAGGCCACGCCGGGTGAAGAGGGCGAGGAGCGCCTGCTGAAGCTGGAGCTGAAACTGCTGGCTGATGTCGGCTTGCTTGGCTTTCCGAATGCGGGCAAGAGCACTTTCATCCGCGCGGTGTCGGCGGCGACGCCGAAGGTGGCCGACTACCCGTTCACCACGCTGTATCCGAACCTGGGCGTGGTCAGCGTGGAAGCGCACCGCAGCTTCGTGATCGCCGACATCCCGGGCCTGATCGAGGGCGCTGCCGACGGTGCCGGCCTGGGCGCGACGTTCCTGCGCCACCTGCAGCGCACGCGCATCCTGCTGCATCTGGTGGACATGGCGCCGATGGAAGGTGGTGTGGACGGCATCGATCCGGTCGAACAGGTGCGCGCCATCGAGCGCGAGCTGGAGAAACATGACCCCGAGCTGCTGCAGAAGCCGCGCTGGCTGGTGCTCAACAAGGCCGACCTGATGTTCGAGGACGAGGCCAAGGAGCGCGCCGACGAGATCATCGCCAGCCTGGGCTGGACGCAGCCTTGGTACCAGGTATCGGCGATTTCGCGCGAAGGCACCTGGCCGATCATGAAGGATGTGATGGCGTTCTTCGATCGCCAGAAGGAAGAGGCCGACGAGGCCGCCCGCGAGGGCTGA
- a CDS encoding bifunctional riboflavin kinase/FAD synthetase, with protein sequence MSRLFRDVDGGSLCPHGSVVCIGAFDGLHSGHRALVRHAVARARALGVPAVVITFEPLPREFFSKDHPPPRLTLARAKVKGLLDLGADRVGLLRFDAKLSAMSAEDFVRTLLVGRLAAREVWIGPEFRFGHRRGGDVGLLQAMGSELGFSADSIPPVEVQGDRVSSTRIREALKAGDFTTATRLLGRAYAIGGRVVRGKQLGRTLGFPTANLRFPKTPALSGIYATWVHGVGDQPWPSVSSFGTRPTVEGVEPLLEAHLFDFAGDLYGRHIEVEFVAKLRDELKFPDLPSLTEQMHRDAEQARALLSEHKERATA encoded by the coding sequence ATGAGCAGGCTGTTCCGTGACGTCGATGGCGGGTCTCTGTGCCCGCACGGTAGCGTGGTCTGCATCGGCGCCTTCGATGGCCTGCACTCGGGCCACCGTGCGCTGGTGCGGCATGCCGTCGCCCGTGCCCGCGCGCTCGGCGTGCCGGCGGTGGTAATCACCTTCGAGCCGCTGCCGCGCGAGTTCTTCTCGAAGGACCATCCGCCGCCGCGCCTGACCCTGGCGCGCGCCAAGGTCAAGGGCCTGCTGGACCTTGGCGCTGATCGCGTCGGCCTGCTGCGCTTCGATGCCAAGCTTTCGGCGATGTCGGCAGAGGACTTCGTCCGCACCCTGCTGGTCGGCCGGCTGGCAGCCCGCGAGGTTTGGATCGGCCCGGAATTCCGCTTCGGCCATCGCCGTGGCGGCGACGTCGGCCTGTTGCAGGCGATGGGGAGCGAACTCGGCTTCAGTGCCGACTCGATCCCGCCGGTCGAAGTGCAGGGCGACCGCGTCTCCAGCACCCGCATCCGCGAAGCGCTGAAGGCCGGCGACTTCACCACCGCCACCCGCCTGCTGGGTCGGGCGTATGCGATCGGCGGCCGCGTCGTGCGCGGCAAGCAGCTCGGACGCACGCTCGGGTTTCCGACCGCCAACCTGCGCTTCCCGAAGACGCCGGCCCTTTCCGGCATCTACGCCACCTGGGTGCACGGCGTGGGCGACCAGCCCTGGCCGTCGGTGTCCAGCTTCGGCACGCGGCCGACCGTCGAAGGCGTGGAGCCGTTACTTGAAGCCCACCTGTTCGATTTCGCCGGCGACCTCTACGGGCGCCATATCGAAGTCGAATTCGTCGCCAAGCTGCGCGACGAACTGAAATTCCCCGATCTGCCCAGCCTCACCGAGCAGATGCATCGCGATGCCGAGCAGGCGCGCGCACTCCTTTCCGAACACAAAGAACGAGCGACGGCGTGA
- the rpsT gene encoding 30S ribosomal protein S20 translates to MANIKSAKKRAKQTVVRNARNAGQRSMLRTAVKKVLKALDANDAAGAQAAFVSAQPILDRLSSRGLIHKNKAARHKSRLNARIKALQAA, encoded by the coding sequence GTGGCAAATATCAAGTCCGCCAAGAAGCGCGCCAAGCAGACCGTCGTGCGCAATGCGCGCAACGCCGGTCAGCGTTCGATGCTGCGCACCGCCGTCAAGAAAGTCCTGAAGGCGCTCGACGCCAACGACGCCGCCGGCGCCCAGGCCGCGTTCGTCTCGGCCCAGCCGATCCTCGACCGCCTGAGCTCGCGCGGCCTGATCCACAAGAACAAGGCTGCCCGCCACAAGAGCCGCCTGAACGCCCGCATCAAGGCCCTGCAAGCGGCCTGA
- the ileS gene encoding isoleucine--tRNA ligase has translation MSQDYKATLHLPATDFPMRGDLPKREPDTLARWESQGLYAQLRDNAKGRPLFVLHDGPPYANGAIHLGHAVNKILKDIIVKSKYLAGFDAPYIPGWDCHGLPIEIAIEKKYGKVGVKLDAVEFRQKCREYAESQIDIQRKDFKRLGVIGDWDNPYKTLDFRFEANEIRALAKIVANGHLTRGVKPVHWCFDCGSALAEAEIEYADKVSPAVDVAYAARDAQAVARAFGATVPADVEVALPIWTTTPWTLPASLAISIGGDLEYALVEGPAHDGKRRWLVLADALAARALQRYGVTDVVVHARVKGSALEGVLFAHPFYDTRDIPVLLGDHVSAEDGTGAVHTAPGHGQEDYVVSKQYGLLDTYTAAQLNPVDGRGVYLPSTPAARGVELAGLHIWKANDIIIDVLKQDGTLLAFSKMEHSYPHCWRHKTPIAFRATPQWFISMEQANLRADALEAIKQVGWFPQWGEARIAGMVDGRPDWTISRQRTWGVPIALFVHRETGEPHPRSVELMRAVADKVEQGGVDVWYTLDAAELLGDEAKDYDRITDILDVWFDSGVTHEAVLLDRGIGKPADLYLEGSDQHRGWFQSSLLTGVAIDKAAPYKQCLTHGFTVDEHGRKMSKSLGNGIEPQDIMKTLGADILRLWIASADYSNEMSLSQEILKRNADAYRRLRNTARFLLSNLNGFDPARDRVAPADMVALDRWIVHRAYEVQEKIKAAYDRYDFAEIVQALLNFCSVDLGSLYLDVTKDRLYTMREDSRGRRSAQTAMFHIAEAFVRWIAPVLSFTAEEMWGYLPGERAGNVLFATWYDGLVPLPEDAALNAADFDELLALREQVAKVLEPMRANGLIGAALEAEITVSVNAATAVKWQPLAEELRFLFISGDVTVSEVSADEVFVLATPTTKSKCVRCWHYRADVGAHAGHPELCGRCVSNIDGAGEDRRWF, from the coding sequence GTGAGCCAGGACTACAAAGCGACCCTCCATCTGCCCGCCACGGATTTCCCGATGCGCGGCGACCTGCCCAAGCGCGAACCCGACACGCTGGCGCGCTGGGAAAGCCAGGGCCTGTATGCGCAGTTGCGCGACAACGCCAAGGGCCGCCCGCTGTTCGTGCTGCACGACGGCCCGCCGTACGCCAACGGGGCCATCCACCTCGGTCACGCGGTCAACAAGATCCTGAAGGACATCATCGTCAAGTCGAAGTACCTGGCCGGCTTCGATGCGCCTTACATCCCGGGCTGGGACTGCCATGGCCTGCCGATCGAGATCGCCATCGAGAAGAAGTACGGCAAGGTCGGCGTGAAGCTCGATGCGGTCGAGTTCCGGCAGAAGTGCCGTGAATACGCCGAGTCGCAGATCGACATCCAGCGCAAGGACTTCAAGCGCCTGGGCGTGATCGGCGACTGGGACAACCCGTACAAGACGCTGGATTTTCGCTTCGAGGCCAACGAGATCCGCGCGCTGGCCAAGATCGTCGCCAACGGCCACCTGACGCGCGGCGTGAAGCCGGTGCACTGGTGCTTCGACTGCGGCTCGGCGCTGGCCGAGGCGGAGATCGAATACGCCGACAAGGTCTCGCCCGCCGTCGACGTCGCCTACGCCGCGCGCGATGCGCAGGCAGTGGCGAGGGCGTTCGGCGCCACCGTGCCTGCCGATGTCGAGGTCGCGCTGCCGATCTGGACTACCACGCCGTGGACGCTGCCGGCCTCGCTGGCGATCTCCATCGGCGGCGATCTGGAATACGCCCTGGTCGAAGGTCCCGCGCACGACGGCAAGCGCCGCTGGCTGGTGCTGGCCGATGCGCTGGCCGCGCGCGCGCTGCAGCGATACGGCGTCACCGACGTGGTCGTGCATGCACGTGTGAAGGGCAGTGCGCTGGAAGGCGTGCTGTTCGCGCATCCGTTCTACGACACGCGCGACATCCCGGTGCTGCTGGGCGACCACGTGTCGGCCGAAGACGGTACCGGCGCCGTGCACACCGCGCCCGGCCACGGCCAGGAGGACTATGTCGTCAGCAAGCAGTACGGCCTGCTGGACACGTACACCGCCGCGCAGCTCAACCCGGTCGATGGCCGTGGCGTGTACCTGCCGTCCACGCCGGCCGCGCGTGGCGTGGAGCTCGCCGGCCTGCATATCTGGAAGGCCAACGACATCATCATCGACGTGCTGAAGCAGGACGGTACGCTGCTCGCTTTCAGCAAGATGGAACACAGCTACCCGCACTGCTGGCGCCACAAGACGCCCATCGCGTTCCGTGCCACGCCGCAGTGGTTCATCTCGATGGAACAGGCCAACCTGCGCGCCGACGCGCTCGAGGCGATCAAGCAGGTCGGCTGGTTCCCGCAGTGGGGCGAAGCCCGCATCGCCGGCATGGTCGATGGCCGTCCGGACTGGACCATCTCGCGCCAGCGCACCTGGGGCGTGCCGATCGCGCTGTTCGTGCACCGCGAAACCGGCGAGCCGCACCCGCGCAGCGTCGAGCTGATGCGTGCAGTGGCGGACAAGGTGGAGCAGGGCGGCGTCGATGTCTGGTACACGCTGGACGCCGCCGAACTGCTGGGCGACGAAGCGAAGGACTACGACAGGATCACCGACATCCTCGATGTCTGGTTCGATTCCGGCGTCACCCACGAAGCGGTGCTGCTGGACCGTGGCATCGGCAAGCCGGCCGACCTCTACCTGGAAGGCTCGGACCAGCATCGCGGCTGGTTCCAGTCCTCGCTGCTGACCGGCGTGGCGATCGACAAGGCGGCGCCGTACAAGCAGTGCCTCACCCACGGCTTCACCGTGGACGAGCACGGCCGCAAGATGTCCAAGTCGCTGGGCAACGGCATCGAGCCGCAGGACATCATGAAGACCCTGGGCGCGGACATCCTGCGCCTGTGGATCGCCAGCGCCGACTACAGCAACGAGATGTCGCTGTCGCAGGAAATCCTGAAGCGCAACGCCGACGCCTACCGGCGCCTGCGGAACACCGCGCGCTTCCTGCTCAGCAATCTCAACGGCTTCGATCCCGCGCGCGATCGGGTGGCCCCGGCCGACATGGTCGCGCTGGACCGCTGGATCGTGCATCGCGCCTACGAGGTGCAGGAGAAGATCAAGGCCGCCTACGACCGCTACGACTTCGCCGAGATCGTGCAGGCGCTGCTGAACTTCTGCAGCGTCGACCTGGGCTCGCTGTACCTGGACGTCACCAAGGACCGCCTGTACACCATGCGCGAGGATTCGCGCGGGCGCCGCAGCGCGCAGACGGCGATGTTCCATATCGCCGAAGCCTTCGTGCGCTGGATCGCGCCGGTGCTCAGCTTCACCGCCGAGGAGATGTGGGGCTATCTGCCCGGCGAACGCGCCGGCAACGTGTTGTTCGCCACCTGGTACGACGGCCTGGTGCCGCTGCCGGAAGATGCCGCGTTGAATGCTGCCGACTTCGACGAACTGCTGGCGCTGCGCGAGCAGGTCGCCAAGGTGCTTGAGCCGATGCGCGCCAACGGCCTGATCGGCGCCGCGCTGGAAGCCGAGATCACGGTGTCGGTGAATGCCGCCACTGCGGT
- the murJ gene encoding murein biosynthesis integral membrane protein MurJ, which produces MSGRLLRSAAVFSSMTFLSRLSGLVRDQVYAHVFGASAMMDAFFVAFRIPNFMRRLSAEGSFSMAFVPVLAEYKATRSAQEVKALVDRVAGTLAAALMVLTAIVILIAPQIARLIAPNFDAGQTAMLTDLLRITFPYALFISLASLVGAILNSYQRFAIPALSPILLNVAMISAALAAKEWFGSSVMVLGWGVFVAGLLQLGFQLPSLFRIGLLPRPRLDVAHAGVRRIMTLMVPTLFGSSVAQFNLLLNTWVATLLISGSVSWLYYSDRLLEFPLGMFGVAIGTVILPHLSSRHAETDPEGYSKGLDWGFRLCLLIGLPACAGLILCAQPLLSTLFQYGKFGDLDVRMASWSLMAQSIAIPAFLLVKVLAPAFYSRQDTRTPVRAAVVAVLTNALCLLLFFALLLHATEPGQQALRATGGNLMLALGQVQGAHTLLALAIAIAGWVNALQLAWLLRKAGVYRRQPGWARFLRQIILATVAMTLVVVAFRFVWVDWTPWAWWERGWRLAVMVGAGGGLYAGLLYLQGIRPRDLRGH; this is translated from the coding sequence ATGAGCGGCAGGTTGCTGCGTTCGGCCGCCGTCTTCAGCTCCATGACCTTCCTGTCCCGGCTCTCCGGCTTGGTCCGGGACCAGGTTTACGCGCACGTCTTCGGCGCCAGCGCGATGATGGACGCCTTCTTCGTGGCGTTCCGCATCCCCAACTTCATGCGGCGGCTGTCGGCCGAGGGCTCCTTCTCGATGGCCTTCGTCCCGGTCCTGGCCGAGTACAAGGCCACCCGCAGCGCGCAGGAGGTCAAGGCCCTGGTCGACCGGGTAGCCGGCACACTGGCTGCCGCGCTGATGGTACTGACCGCCATCGTCATCCTGATTGCGCCGCAGATCGCCCGGCTCATCGCGCCGAACTTCGATGCCGGGCAGACGGCGATGTTGACCGATCTGCTGCGGATCACCTTCCCCTACGCGCTGTTCATCTCGCTGGCGTCGCTGGTCGGCGCCATCCTCAACAGTTACCAGCGCTTCGCCATCCCGGCGCTGTCGCCGATCCTGCTGAACGTGGCGATGATCTCGGCGGCGCTAGCCGCCAAGGAATGGTTCGGCAGCTCGGTCATGGTGCTGGGCTGGGGTGTATTCGTCGCCGGCCTGCTGCAGCTGGGTTTCCAACTGCCCTCGCTGTTCCGGATTGGCCTGCTGCCACGACCCAGGCTGGATGTGGCGCACGCGGGCGTCCGCAGGATCATGACCCTGATGGTGCCCACGTTGTTCGGGTCCTCGGTGGCGCAGTTCAACCTGCTGTTGAACACCTGGGTGGCCACGCTGCTGATCAGCGGCAGCGTCAGCTGGCTTTACTACAGTGACCGTCTGCTCGAGTTCCCGCTGGGCATGTTCGGCGTCGCCATCGGCACGGTGATCCTGCCGCACCTTTCCAGCCGGCATGCCGAGACCGATCCCGAGGGCTATTCGAAGGGGCTGGACTGGGGTTTCCGGCTCTGCCTGCTGATCGGTCTGCCGGCCTGCGCAGGGCTGATCCTGTGCGCCCAACCGCTGCTGTCCACCCTGTTCCAGTACGGCAAGTTCGGGGACCTCGACGTGCGGATGGCCAGCTGGAGCCTGATGGCGCAGTCGATCGCGATACCGGCGTTCCTGCTGGTCAAGGTGCTGGCGCCGGCGTTCTATTCGCGGCAGGACACCCGCACCCCGGTGAGGGCGGCGGTGGTGGCGGTGCTGACGAATGCGCTGTGCCTGCTGCTGTTCTTCGCGCTGCTGCTGCACGCCACGGAACCTGGCCAGCAGGCGCTGCGGGCGACCGGCGGCAATCTGATGCTGGCCCTGGGTCAGGTGCAGGGCGCGCACACACTGCTCGCGCTCGCCATCGCCATCGCCGGCTGGGTCAACGCGCTGCAGCTGGCCTGGCTGCTGCGCAAGGCCGGCGTGTACCGGCGTCAACCGGGATGGGCCCGGTTCCTGCGGCAGATCATCCTTGCGACGGTGGCGATGACCCTGGTGGTGGTCGCGTTCCGCTTCGTCTGGGTCGACTGGACCCCATGGGCCTGGTGGGAGCGCGGCTGGCGGCTGGCAGTGATGGTCGGCGCGGGCGGTGGACTGTATGCCGGCCTGCTGTACCTGCAGGGCATCCGTCCACGTGACCTGCGTGGGCATTGA